In Natranaerovirga hydrolytica, a single window of DNA contains:
- a CDS encoding response regulator transcription factor, whose product MAHILIVDDDEAMLQLVKRILEKDGHQVDVQGDTSWVLSMDFSKYNLILLDIMMPNMDGYTVCERIRDLVDCPILFLTAKTLEADIIKGLWIGADDYITKPFGANALRARVNAHLRRENREKKNTIFVSGVSFNMNAKEIYLDKTKLLVTKSEYAICEYLALNQGRVFSREQIYVVVFGYDGESDNTVIPVHIKNIRRKFLEHNKAPIETVWGVGYKWV is encoded by the coding sequence TTGGCACATATATTGATTGTTGATGATGATGAGGCGATGCTTCAACTGGTTAAGCGAATATTAGAGAAAGATGGTCATCAAGTAGATGTACAAGGGGATACTTCCTGGGTTCTAAGTATGGATTTCTCCAAGTATAACCTGATTTTACTGGATATTATGATGCCAAATATGGATGGCTATACTGTGTGTGAAAGGATTCGCGATTTAGTGGATTGCCCAATTTTGTTTTTGACGGCCAAAACCCTAGAAGCAGACATTATTAAAGGGTTATGGATTGGAGCGGACGATTATATAACCAAACCATTTGGGGCAAATGCTTTAAGAGCTAGAGTAAATGCCCATTTACGACGAGAGAATAGGGAAAAGAAAAATACCATTTTTGTTTCAGGTGTTTCATTTAATATGAATGCCAAAGAAATATACTTAGACAAAACAAAACTTTTAGTTACTAAAAGTGAATATGCTATTTGTGAGTATTTAGCATTAAATCAAGGTAGAGTTTTTTCTCGTGAGCAGATTTATGTGGTTGTCTTTGGATATGATGGAGAAAGTGATAACACAGTGATTCCAGTACACATTAAAAACATTCGCAGGAAATTTCTAGAGCATAATAAAGCACCAATCGAAACGGTTTGGGGGGTGGGATATAAATGGGTGTGA
- the yaaA gene encoding peroxide stress protein YaaA, with translation MRIIISPAKKMKPNITSLDYKQLPQFIEESTQLLTFLKQLTYNEAKSIWQCNDKIATLNYQRIQKMDLYTNLSPAILSYQGIQYQYMASNVFTNEEYSYIERHLRIMSGFYGMLRPFDGVVPYRLEMQANLKGEALDSLYNFWNEKLAKQLFSECKCIINLASKEYSQCISNYLDSRIQFITCIFGERLGDKVLQKGTQVKMARGEMVRFMAENQITNIEAIKTFNRSNYIFAQDLSTADTLVFIKKSVNK, from the coding sequence ATGAGAATAATTATATCACCTGCAAAAAAAATGAAACCAAATATAACTTCTTTAGATTATAAACAATTGCCTCAATTTATAGAGGAATCAACCCAGCTATTAACTTTTTTAAAGCAATTGACCTACAATGAGGCAAAGTCTATTTGGCAATGCAACGATAAAATCGCTACATTAAATTACCAACGTATTCAAAAAATGGACTTATACACGAATTTATCCCCTGCCATACTCTCTTATCAAGGCATTCAATATCAATATATGGCTTCTAATGTATTCACCAATGAGGAATATTCCTATATTGAACGCCATTTAAGAATCATGTCCGGATTTTATGGTATGCTTAGACCCTTTGACGGAGTTGTTCCTTACAGACTTGAAATGCAGGCAAACCTTAAAGGCGAGGCTTTAGATTCCCTTTATAACTTTTGGAACGAAAAGCTTGCAAAGCAATTATTTAGTGAATGTAAGTGTATCATCAACTTAGCTTCTAAAGAATATAGCCAATGTATCTCTAATTATTTGGATAGCCGTATTCAGTTTATAACCTGTATTTTTGGAGAACGGTTAGGCGATAAGGTCCTTCAAAAAGGAACCCAAGTGAAAATGGCACGAGGTGAAATGGTTCGTTTTATGGCCGAAAATCAAATTACAAATATAGAAGCTATTAAGACATTTAATCGGTCAAACTATATTTTTGCACAGGATTTATCCACTGCTGATACACTGGTATTTATTAAAAAAAGTGTTAACAAATAA
- a CDS encoding lantibiotic immunity ABC transporter MutG family permease subunit, with protein MFINVIKSDLYKVRHSTFWIIHILVPILGVICMLFLSKYGSIDTYRKLVMCFSMIAIAFPTLIGCITSVIIDQEYGAGGLQHLLMIPSRRQAILSKIFIANIAGLLATVLSCTLFGYGLYFFGVNAEVPHAIFWQGAIILWLGNVALYNGHMFIALRFGKGASIGIGVVGSLFSALLRTGLGAGIWYLIPYGWAIRLSKDLINQVSSGQSFVNHSNEMMFAYILCFLFTLLSFLLLVLWFQKFERRQISE; from the coding sequence ATGTTTATCAATGTTATAAAAAGTGATTTATATAAGGTACGACACTCAACGTTTTGGATCATTCATATACTTGTTCCTATTCTTGGTGTAATTTGCATGCTCTTTCTTTCAAAGTATGGCAGTATCGATACCTATCGGAAGCTGGTAATGTGTTTTTCTATGATTGCAATAGCATTCCCAACTTTGATTGGGTGTATTACATCTGTTATAATAGACCAAGAATATGGTGCAGGAGGACTACAGCATTTGCTGATGATTCCATCAAGAAGACAGGCAATACTTTCAAAAATTTTTATTGCAAATATAGCAGGATTACTAGCTACAGTTCTGAGTTGTACGCTTTTTGGGTATGGGTTGTATTTCTTTGGAGTCAATGCAGAAGTTCCGCACGCAATATTTTGGCAAGGCGCCATCATTTTATGGTTGGGTAATGTTGCGCTATATAATGGTCATATGTTTATTGCTTTGAGATTTGGAAAAGGTGCAAGTATAGGCATTGGTGTAGTAGGCAGCCTTTTTTCAGCTTTATTGCGAACTGGGTTGGGGGCTGGAATTTGGTATCTAATCCCTTATGGTTGGGCAATTCGATTAAGCAAAGATTTGATCAATCAAGTCAGTAGTGGTCAAAGCTTCGTAAATCATAGCAATGAAATGATGTTTGCCTATATACTATGCTTCTTGTTTACACTCTTATCATTTCTATTGCTTGTTTTATGGTTTCAAAAATTTGAAAGGCGACAGATATCTGAATAA
- a CDS encoding NAD-dependent epimerase/dehydratase family protein: MKRVVVTGGTGKTGRWVVKEFLAQGYEVVNVDINVTPDDIGIPVKVDLTDLGQVFNALTGADAVVHIAAIPRPRGYTSQVVFQNNIISTYNILEASAGLGIKKVVIASSESVYGLAYAGPHYVPMDEEHPLSPIDSYALSKILNEKTAEMFNRKTGMQIVSLRIGNVMEPEDYNRFPSFINEPQKRKNIVWSYVDARDVASACRLGIEQEGLGAVVLNIAADDTSMAIKSKELMEVSYPDVTDFREPIEEYHTLLSNKKAKSLLDWQPVHFWRDYVKV, encoded by the coding sequence ATGAAAAGAGTTGTTGTAACTGGTGGAACTGGAAAAACGGGTCGATGGGTTGTCAAAGAATTTTTAGCCCAAGGCTATGAAGTGGTTAATGTAGATATTAATGTAACACCTGATGATATAGGCATACCTGTAAAGGTTGATTTAACGGATTTAGGACAAGTATTTAATGCACTAACAGGTGCCGATGCTGTGGTTCATATTGCAGCAATCCCGAGACCAAGAGGCTATACCAGTCAAGTGGTTTTTCAAAACAATATAATCTCAACCTATAATATTCTTGAAGCAAGTGCTGGATTAGGCATAAAAAAAGTTGTTATTGCTTCTAGTGAATCGGTTTATGGATTAGCATATGCAGGACCTCATTATGTTCCTATGGATGAAGAGCATCCACTATCACCTATTGATAGCTATGCTTTATCAAAGATTTTAAATGAAAAAACAGCTGAAATGTTTAATCGTAAAACAGGCATGCAAATTGTTTCTTTAAGAATTGGTAACGTAATGGAACCTGAGGATTATAATAGATTTCCAAGCTTTATTAACGAACCTCAAAAAAGAAAAAATATTGTATGGAGCTATGTTGATGCACGTGATGTGGCAAGTGCATGTCGTCTAGGCATAGAACAAGAGGGCCTTGGCGCCGTGGTGTTAAATATTGCTGCTGATGATACCAGTATGGCTATAAAAAGCAAAGAACTTATGGAAGTAAGTTATCCTGATGTAACTGACTTTAGAGAGCCTATCGAAGAATATCATACATTGCTTAGTAATAAAAAGGCTAAATCATTATTGGATTGGCAACCTGTACATTTTTGGAGAGATTACGTTAAAGTGTAA
- a CDS encoding FecCD family ABC transporter permease — MKPSKITLVLFFSLMSLLICILGSLALGARYISFNEVIDILIHSRRTTINEIVVHERIPRTIFGIIAGAALGVSGALMQAITRNPIADPSILGVNTGASLFVVSGIAFFGINSAQGYIWFALVGAAITAVFVYGIGSMGRGGATPIKLALAGAATSAALSSLVSAIILPRADVMHAVRFWQVGSIGGATWEGIYAVLPFIIVGLLLGMLATPALDALALGDDMAKGLGVRTGIVRLIGALAGVLLCGAITALAGPIGFVGLMVPHVMRLICGPNLRWIIPMSAIGGAIILMLSDIVGRLIGSPSELEVGIVTAFIGAPILIIIAMRSKVRAL; from the coding sequence ATGAAACCCTCTAAGATAACCTTGGTGCTATTTTTTAGCTTAATGAGTTTGTTAATTTGCATTTTAGGATCTTTAGCATTAGGGGCACGTTATATAAGCTTTAATGAAGTGATAGACATTTTAATACATTCAAGGAGAACGACAATTAATGAAATTGTGGTTCATGAAAGAATTCCAAGGACTATTTTTGGCATTATAGCTGGAGCAGCTCTTGGTGTATCTGGTGCTCTGATGCAAGCCATTACCCGTAATCCAATTGCAGACCCTAGTATTTTAGGTGTTAATACAGGTGCTTCATTGTTTGTGGTAAGTGGCATAGCATTTTTTGGTATCAATTCTGCTCAAGGGTATATTTGGTTTGCTTTAGTAGGTGCAGCCATTACAGCAGTCTTTGTGTATGGGATTGGTTCTATGGGAAGAGGTGGTGCCACACCTATTAAGCTTGCTTTAGCTGGAGCAGCTACTAGTGCTGCTTTGTCATCATTGGTGAGTGCAATTATTCTACCTCGAGCAGACGTTATGCATGCTGTTCGTTTTTGGCAAGTAGGAAGTATTGGTGGTGCAACGTGGGAAGGTATTTATGCTGTATTACCCTTTATCATTGTTGGTTTATTATTAGGTATGTTAGCTACTCCAGCTTTGGATGCTCTTGCACTAGGAGATGATATGGCAAAGGGGTTAGGTGTTAGAACTGGAATTGTAAGGCTTATAGGAGCGTTAGCAGGCGTTCTTCTATGTGGTGCTATTACAGCTTTGGCAGGTCCTATTGGTTTCGTAGGACTTATGGTGCCTCATGTTATGCGATTAATCTGTGGACCTAATCTGCGGTGGATAATACCCATGTCTGCTATTGGAGGAGCAATTATCCTAATGCTTTCAGATATTGTAGGAAGGCTCATTGGTAGTCCAAGTGAACTAGAGGTTGGAATAGTAACAGCATTTATTGGTGCGCCAATATTGATTATTATTGCTATGAGATCGAAGGTGCGAGCGTTATGA
- a CDS encoding aminotransferase-like domain-containing protein has product MTYKFASRMNHLKASEIREILKVTEKPDVISFAGGLPAPELFPIEAIKEASNRVLEEDGIKALQYTTTEGYSPLRKWISNRMNKKWQTNFGADNIMLTHGSQQGLDLTGKVFLDKGDIVLCESPTYLAAISAFKAYECQFMEVATDEEGMILEDLEKVLESHIDKIKLIYVIPDFQNPTGRTWSLNRRKELVKLATKYEVAIIEDNPYGELRFEGEMLPSVQSLDKEGWVISLGSFSKVFCPGYRIGWVMASKSLIEKYVLVKQGADLQCNTMAQMVIAKYLELYDIDVHIQNICDVYKDRRNTAIKVMEQEFPTEVKFTRPQGGLFAWVELPEFMNAKEVLEKCIEKNIAFVPGSSFFPNGGNENTLRLNFSTMPVEKIKEGLKCLGNVIKEMSV; this is encoded by the coding sequence ATGACATATAAATTTGCCAGTCGAATGAACCATTTAAAAGCATCTGAGATTAGGGAGATTCTTAAAGTAACTGAAAAGCCTGATGTAATTTCATTTGCAGGAGGATTGCCAGCACCGGAGCTTTTTCCAATAGAGGCCATTAAGGAAGCCAGTAATCGAGTACTGGAAGAAGATGGTATTAAAGCCCTTCAATATACGACAACTGAAGGGTATAGTCCTTTACGAAAGTGGATTTCAAATAGGATGAATAAAAAATGGCAAACAAACTTTGGGGCAGATAACATTATGTTAACCCATGGCTCTCAGCAAGGATTAGACCTTACAGGAAAAGTGTTTTTAGACAAGGGAGACATTGTTTTATGTGAAAGTCCAACCTATTTAGCGGCTATAAGTGCTTTTAAAGCGTATGAATGTCAGTTTATGGAAGTGGCCACAGATGAAGAAGGAATGATCCTTGAAGATCTTGAGAAGGTTTTAGAAAGTCATATAGACAAAATCAAATTAATCTATGTTATACCTGATTTTCAAAATCCTACAGGAAGAACATGGTCCTTAAATAGAAGAAAAGAACTGGTTAAGTTAGCCACTAAATATGAAGTTGCGATTATTGAAGATAACCCTTATGGAGAGCTTAGATTTGAAGGGGAAATGTTACCATCGGTACAATCACTTGATAAAGAAGGATGGGTGATTTCATTAGGGTCATTTTCTAAAGTGTTTTGTCCGGGCTACAGAATTGGATGGGTTATGGCTAGTAAAAGCCTTATTGAAAAATATGTGCTTGTTAAACAAGGTGCAGACTTACAATGTAACACCATGGCTCAAATGGTCATTGCCAAATACCTTGAGTTGTATGATATTGACGTACACATACAGAATATATGCGACGTATATAAAGACAGAAGAAATACAGCCATTAAAGTAATGGAACAAGAATTTCCAACAGAAGTGAAATTCACAAGACCTCAAGGTGGATTATTTGCTTGGGTAGAATTGCCTGAATTTATGAATGCAAAAGAAGTTCTAGAAAAATGTATTGAAAAAAACATTGCTTTTGTACCAGGAAGTTCCTTTTTTCCAAATGGTGGCAATGAAAATACACTAAGACTTAATTTTTCAACGATGCCTGTTGAGAAAATTAAAGAAGGGCTTAAATGCTTAGGGAATGTTATAAAAGAAATGAGTGTATAA
- a CDS encoding HAMP domain-containing sensor histidine kinase, translated as MGVKKLRSIFLWYVMVLLAGIIVISGMNFMLYLGFINKGIIYPANYIERLIETYQSDLQTVHTIQESDIPDLSDYVLFSNDGAYIEGSLDKNEAQIAWRVSVSGKRTEDNKYYYSTIQRDNELLVLRYRIAAQFSNPTLRKLFPIVDILFLIALFFQLIVVIILLSFKFGRYLSRKIDSLLEITKSIEQQDLDFKVTRSGVFEIDQVMDAMEQMKEALKTSLYTQWQEEVIRQEQFSALTHDLKTPLTIIKGNTDLLSETQLDDEQKECTTYISKSTVQIESYIKTLMEISQTHKAVDVQYETVNLDGFFKDLKEQVLGITLPKQIKMTWCINPYPETIEASYSLLLRALMNIFSNAVDFTPENEEIIFRVEMLGENLELKIIDKGSGFSKKALENATNQFFMDDQSRGSKTHYGLGLYIAQNIISQHNGEMKIENSNITGGAQVTITMPL; from the coding sequence ATGGGTGTGAAAAAATTGCGATCCATCTTTCTTTGGTATGTAATGGTGCTTTTAGCAGGTATAATTGTGATTTCAGGGATGAATTTTATGTTGTATTTAGGATTCATTAACAAGGGCATCATTTATCCGGCTAATTATATTGAACGGTTGATTGAAACGTATCAAAGTGATTTGCAAACAGTTCATACAATACAAGAAAGCGATATACCAGATCTTAGTGATTATGTTTTGTTTAGCAATGACGGTGCATATATAGAAGGTTCATTAGACAAAAACGAAGCACAAATAGCATGGAGAGTGAGCGTGTCCGGTAAACGAACAGAAGATAATAAATATTATTATAGTACCATTCAAAGAGATAATGAACTTTTGGTTTTGAGGTATCGCATTGCAGCCCAATTTTCTAATCCTACCCTTAGGAAATTATTTCCTATAGTGGATATACTTTTTCTGATAGCCTTATTTTTTCAACTCATAGTGGTTATTATTTTGCTTTCTTTTAAATTTGGAAGATACTTGAGTCGGAAAATAGACAGTCTGTTAGAAATTACTAAAAGTATTGAACAACAGGACTTAGACTTCAAGGTAACACGAAGTGGTGTTTTTGAAATTGATCAGGTGATGGATGCCATGGAGCAAATGAAAGAAGCTTTAAAGACCTCATTATATACACAATGGCAAGAGGAGGTTATCAGGCAAGAGCAATTTTCAGCACTTACACATGATTTAAAAACGCCTCTTACCATTATTAAAGGCAATACAGATCTTCTTAGTGAAACCCAATTAGATGATGAACAAAAAGAATGTACCACATATATTTCAAAAAGCACGGTACAAATTGAAAGCTATATAAAGACTTTAATGGAGATATCACAAACACATAAAGCAGTTGATGTCCAATATGAAACAGTTAATCTAGATGGTTTTTTTAAAGACTTGAAAGAGCAAGTGTTGGGTATTACTCTACCTAAGCAGATAAAAATGACGTGGTGTATCAATCCGTATCCTGAAACAATAGAAGCAAGTTATTCATTGCTTTTAAGAGCGTTAATGAATATTTTTTCTAATGCAGTTGATTTTACACCAGAAAATGAAGAAATAATTTTTAGAGTTGAGATGTTAGGCGAAAACCTAGAACTTAAGATAATAGACAAGGGCAGTGGTTTTTCAAAAAAGGCTTTAGAAAATGCAACCAATCAATTTTTTATGGACGACCAAAGTCGTGGTTCAAAAACCCACTATGGACTAGGTTTATACATTGCTCAAAATATTATTTCACAGCATAATGGTGAGATGAAAATAGAAAATTCTAATATAACGGGTGGTGCACAAGTCACTATTACAATGCCATTGTAG
- the pdxR gene encoding MocR-like pyridoxine biosynthesis transcription factor PdxR produces the protein MRIVVERGKNKAVYLQIYEQIRQQILSGELIPGHQLPPERKLAESLGVNRTTVLNAYRELKAEGLIGSQIGKGTLVLSYPNGELSDNPILEEPVWDHTFSQYSNHFDPNMLKELLAIANRKDIISFATGIASPESGPLQIFKGIEAELMSQDSYHALLHSPTEGFSSFREAVCQLMYKRGVYCHFEETMILSGSQQGIDLVARALLDPGDIVIVEEPSFFPAIQVFKGLGARVMGVPMDEKGMRLDVLEQILQRYKPKLIYTIPNYQNPSGLEMVLERRKGLFELSQQYKVFIMEDDAYGALSYEGKPLPLIKSMDNEGYVIYLSTFSKIVYPGLRLGWMVAHKKVIQKCSALKQVIDIHPNSLSQWIIERFIRTGDLDQHIIQICKEYKQKRDAMYQALLKYAPYDLKWNNPKGGYYIWCKLPEGVLASKLVLKAAEYKVAFVPGSTFFTSGEGESYIRLNFTFASIVEIEEGISRLCKAIKEIKDSGDSQENNKYTEIKPIV, from the coding sequence GTGAGAATTGTAGTAGAGAGAGGAAAGAATAAAGCGGTTTATTTACAAATATATGAACAAATACGTCAACAGATTTTATCAGGTGAACTCATACCAGGTCACCAATTGCCACCTGAAAGGAAATTAGCTGAAAGCTTAGGTGTAAATCGAACCACTGTGTTAAATGCTTATCGTGAACTAAAAGCAGAAGGTTTAATTGGTTCTCAAATTGGTAAAGGGACATTGGTCCTTTCTTATCCTAATGGAGAATTAAGCGACAATCCTATTCTAGAGGAACCTGTATGGGATCATACATTTAGTCAATATTCAAACCATTTTGACCCCAATATGCTAAAAGAATTGTTAGCCATAGCCAATAGAAAAGATATCATTTCTTTTGCAACAGGTATTGCTTCTCCTGAATCAGGTCCTTTACAAATATTTAAGGGCATTGAAGCAGAACTAATGAGTCAAGACAGTTACCATGCGTTGTTGCATTCACCTACTGAGGGATTTAGTTCTTTTAGAGAAGCTGTTTGCCAATTGATGTATAAAAGAGGTGTGTATTGTCATTTTGAAGAAACAATGATTCTTTCAGGCTCACAACAAGGCATTGATCTTGTGGCAAGAGCCCTTTTAGATCCTGGGGATATTGTTATCGTGGAAGAACCATCTTTTTTTCCTGCGATTCAAGTATTTAAAGGATTAGGTGCAAGAGTAATGGGTGTGCCTATGGACGAGAAAGGTATGCGATTAGATGTATTGGAACAAATACTTCAAAGGTATAAACCAAAGTTAATCTATACGATCCCCAACTATCAGAATCCCTCTGGTTTGGAAATGGTTCTTGAACGTCGAAAAGGTCTTTTTGAGCTTTCTCAGCAATATAAAGTTTTTATAATGGAAGATGATGCCTATGGGGCCCTTTCTTATGAAGGAAAACCCCTTCCCCTTATAAAATCTATGGATAATGAAGGGTATGTTATTTACCTGAGTACCTTTTCAAAAATTGTTTATCCTGGATTAAGATTAGGATGGATGGTAGCTCATAAAAAGGTTATTCAAAAGTGTTCTGCACTAAAGCAAGTGATAGATATTCATCCAAATAGTCTTTCACAATGGATTATAGAAAGGTTTATTAGAACAGGTGACCTTGATCAACACATTATCCAAATATGTAAGGAATATAAGCAAAAACGAGATGCTATGTATCAAGCACTTTTAAAATATGCCCCTTATGATTTGAAGTGGAATAATCCCAAAGGGGGATATTATATTTGGTGTAAGCTTCCAGAAGGTGTACTGGCATCCAAACTGGTCTTAAAAGCAGCGGAATATAAAGTGGCTTTTGTACCAGGCTCAACTTTCTTTACATCGGGTGAAGGTGAGTCATATATACGGTTGAATTTTACATTTGCCTCAATAGTTGAAATTGAAGAAGGCATTAGTCGATTGTGTAAAGCCATTAAAGAAATAAAAGACTCAGGAGATTCTCAAGAGAATAATAAATACACAGAAATTAAACCAATTGTTTAA
- a CDS encoding ABC transporter substrate-binding protein: MMIIKKIKSIMTIMVILSLVLTGCTNSSIPSSDVDEPVSSVEDHASVTEDTEFSTKYPITIQHAFGETVIENEPERVVTISWGNQDVPLALGIVPVGISEANYGVTDGSGLLPWTAEAFDALGVDAPVLFNDTDGLDYEAINDVQPDIILAAYSGITQEEYDLLSSIAPVVAYPNLPWQTFWREQIIINATGMGMESEGEALVSELEELIAQKTSEYPQLEGKTAAFFYFNPADLGMFYIYLPGDPRVAYLEDLGMMLPESIERLAEESDSFALELSAENVDWIEDIDIIIAYGSDSLLDAMQSNALIGTLPAVERGSVALIEDGTPLAASGTPSGLSIPATIDEYLTIIGEAAEKVE; this comes from the coding sequence ATGATGATAATAAAAAAAATTAAATCGATTATGACAATAATGGTTATACTGTCACTAGTATTAACAGGTTGTACAAATTCTTCAATACCATCATCTGATGTAGATGAGCCTGTGTCTTCTGTAGAAGATCATGCATCTGTTACAGAAGACACAGAATTCTCAACAAAATATCCCATAACCATTCAACATGCATTTGGAGAAACAGTTATAGAAAATGAACCAGAACGGGTTGTGACTATTTCTTGGGGCAATCAAGATGTGCCATTGGCATTAGGGATTGTACCAGTAGGTATTTCTGAAGCAAATTATGGTGTAACAGATGGCAGCGGACTTTTGCCTTGGACAGCAGAAGCATTTGATGCATTAGGCGTTGATGCCCCAGTTCTTTTTAATGATACAGATGGTTTAGATTACGAAGCCATTAATGATGTTCAGCCTGATATTATTCTTGCAGCTTATTCAGGTATAACACAAGAAGAATATGATCTTCTAAGTTCCATTGCACCTGTAGTAGCATACCCAAATCTTCCTTGGCAGACATTTTGGCGCGAGCAAATCATAATCAATGCAACGGGGATGGGGATGGAATCAGAAGGTGAAGCATTGGTTAGTGAACTAGAAGAATTAATTGCACAAAAAACCAGTGAGTATCCACAATTAGAAGGAAAAACAGCAGCTTTCTTTTACTTTAATCCAGCTGACCTAGGTATGTTCTATATATACCTTCCTGGGGATCCTCGTGTAGCCTATCTTGAAGATTTAGGTATGATGTTACCAGAAAGTATTGAACGATTAGCTGAAGAATCCGATAGCTTTGCTTTAGAGTTAAGTGCAGAAAATGTTGATTGGATTGAAGATATTGACATTATAATCGCATATGGTAGTGATTCATTATTAGATGCGATGCAATCAAATGCCCTTATTGGAACCCTTCCTGCAGTTGAAAGAGGGTCTGTGGCTTTAATAGAAGATGGTACCCCTTTAGCAGCATCAGGAACACCAAGTGGGCTTTCCATTCCAGCAACTATTGATGAATATTTAACCATAATTGGAGAGGCAGCTGAGAAGGTAGAATGA
- a CDS encoding AraC family transcriptional regulator, which produces MKMNIETLPGYDIIYMRQIGPYGIGNAQIMEKLKSWAKSKHLLGENAILLGIAQDNPETTKPEDCRYDTCLVVSEDYSISDDGISRGKLNQGKHAVFELDHTAQAVEKAWREIFQELFRQGYEIDYTNPIIERYQTKMLNSHRCEICVPIR; this is translated from the coding sequence ATGAAAATGAATATTGAAACGCTACCAGGCTATGACATTATTTATATGAGACAAATAGGTCCCTATGGTATAGGCAATGCACAAATAATGGAGAAATTAAAGTCTTGGGCAAAGTCCAAGCATTTACTAGGTGAGAATGCTATCCTATTGGGGATTGCACAGGATAATCCAGAAACAACAAAACCAGAAGATTGTCGCTACGATACGTGTTTGGTTGTCTCTGAGGACTACAGCATATCTGACGATGGTATTAGTAGAGGAAAGCTTAACCAAGGCAAGCATGCTGTTTTTGAATTGGATCATACGGCACAAGCTGTTGAAAAAGCATGGCGTGAAATTTTTCAAGAATTATTTAGACAAGGTTATGAAATAGATTATACAAATCCTATTATAGAACGCTATCAAACTAAAATGTTGAATAGCCACAGATGTGAAATTTGTGTACCCATACGTTAA